One segment of Trichlorobacter ammonificans DNA contains the following:
- a CDS encoding bacteriohemerythrin, which yields MGISWRDDLAIGVEQIDNQHKELMQRFDVLLSACRDGKGGDELRRLVTFLNDYVISHFRDEEALQRTSGFPDYEVHRQEHDAFRERLADLKQRIDQDGEVLVDHVLDTNKMLLDWLIKHISVKDRAIGRYLNRMQ from the coding sequence ATGGGAATCAGTTGGCGCGACGATCTGGCGATCGGGGTTGAGCAGATTGACAATCAGCACAAGGAACTGATGCAGCGCTTCGACGTGCTGCTCTCCGCCTGCCGGGACGGCAAGGGGGGGGATGAGCTGCGTCGCCTGGTGACCTTCCTGAACGATTATGTGATCAGCCATTTCCGGGACGAGGAAGCGCTGCAGCGCACGAGCGGTTTTCCCGACTACGAGGTCCACCGTCAGGAGCACGATGCCTTCCGCGAACGCCTTGCCGACCTGAAGCAGCGGATCGACCAGGACGGCGAGGTGCTGGTGGACCATGTGCTGGATACCAACAAGATGCTGCTGGACTGGCTGATCAAGCATATCTCGGTGAAGGACCGGGCCATCGGCCGCTACCTGAACCGGATGCAGTAA
- a CDS encoding phosphoribosylaminoimidazolesuccinocarboxamide synthase produces the protein MSQPVKQTDFPDLKLVNRGKVRDIYDLGDSLLMVTTDRISAFDVIMNEPIPDKGKVLTRISEFWFGQIADIIPNHIISTKVADYPAVCQPYAEVLDGRSMWVKKAQPLAAECIVRGYVSGSGWKDYKATGAICGIKLPEGLKESDRLEEPIFTPSTKAELGEHDENITFERMAELCGRDLAEQARAATIAIYRRAREIADQKGIIIADTKFEFGVFEGKLIIIDECLTPDSSRFWPKDQYAPGGPQPSFDKQFLRDYLETLDWNKTAPAPALPELIVRKTGEKYKEALQRLTGITL, from the coding sequence ATGTCACAACCGGTCAAGCAAACCGATTTTCCCGACCTGAAACTGGTCAACCGCGGAAAGGTGCGCGACATCTACGATCTGGGCGACTCCCTGCTGATGGTCACCACCGACCGCATTTCAGCCTTTGACGTGATCATGAACGAGCCGATCCCGGACAAGGGCAAGGTGCTGACCAGGATATCGGAGTTCTGGTTCGGCCAGATCGCCGACATCATCCCCAACCACATCATCTCCACCAAGGTGGCCGACTACCCGGCCGTCTGCCAACCTTACGCCGAGGTGCTGGATGGGCGCTCCATGTGGGTGAAGAAGGCCCAGCCCCTGGCCGCGGAGTGCATCGTACGCGGCTACGTCTCCGGTTCCGGCTGGAAAGATTACAAGGCAACCGGCGCCATCTGCGGCATCAAGCTGCCGGAAGGGCTGAAAGAGTCCGACCGCCTGGAAGAGCCGATCTTCACCCCCTCCACCAAGGCGGAGCTGGGGGAGCACGACGAGAACATCACCTTTGAGCGGATGGCGGAGTTGTGCGGCCGCGACCTGGCCGAACAGGCCCGGGCCGCCACCATCGCCATCTACCGCCGTGCCCGGGAGATCGCCGACCAAAAGGGGATCATCATCGCCGATACCAAGTTCGAATTCGGCGTTTTTGAAGGCAAGCTGATCATCATCGACGAGTGTCTCACCCCCGACTCCAGCCGGTTCTGGCCCAAGGACCAGTACGCCCCCGGCGGCCCCCAGCCCAGCTTCGACAAGCAGTTTCTGCGGGACTACCTGGAAACCCTGGACTGGAACAAGACCGCCCCGGCCCCGGCCCTGCCGGAACTGATCGTGCGCAAGACCGGCGAAAAGTACAAGGAGGCGTTGCAGCGGCTCACCGGCATCACCCTCTGA
- a CDS encoding peptidylprolyl isomerase, which produces MYYYPFQIYGEKEFFPMLDLMRKKKETFLIKAIFIVIVLSFIGTIFLVWGKGEEGFSRSSGYAAKVDRTVISYESYQNSYQRLRDIYQQVFGPGLTPEVEKELNLRQQAIDRLIDNVLIQKAAKGLGVTVSKDEVAAAIAVMPAFQQNGAFDYALYQQTLRTNRITANDFEESQKRDLLISKARTAVMNKTTISDDELLKQYHRENDKIELSYVSFSAAELAAGVKPTDADLEDHLKKNAERFKTPEKIALTWLLLPHATRTEGIALADDEVESFYRKNLDRYLGKDNNAIPLEQIRDRVKTDALRQKAAKQLYEKAADTLFQNIKSGDIALVASKLGARTEQTALFTAAAPPAALAGEATLIKKAFELKQGELGGPVETAKGVYIFKVSEKKAAELPPLAQVRGTVEQQVRLAKAEELARQKAAEAQKALASGDGGLKLSSTPAFGYNGQGTIPGIGSSKPMLEKVFDLTTAVPAPTEPFLVGNRWYAARLKQRIAAPADGFASRKEEIKARLLPVRQETALRDWLKELRAKAKIEINPALTSATP; this is translated from the coding sequence ATGTACTATTACCCCTTTCAAATTTACGGAGAGAAGGAGTTCTTCCCGATGCTGGACCTGATGCGCAAGAAAAAGGAAACCTTTCTTATCAAGGCCATCTTCATCGTCATCGTGCTGTCGTTCATCGGCACCATTTTCCTGGTGTGGGGCAAAGGCGAGGAAGGGTTCAGCCGCAGCTCCGGCTACGCCGCCAAGGTGGACCGGACCGTCATCTCCTACGAGAGTTACCAGAATTCCTACCAGCGCCTGCGGGACATCTACCAGCAGGTGTTCGGCCCCGGCCTCACCCCCGAAGTGGAGAAAGAACTGAACCTGCGTCAGCAGGCCATCGACCGCCTGATCGACAACGTGCTGATCCAGAAGGCTGCCAAGGGGCTGGGAGTTACCGTCAGCAAGGACGAGGTGGCCGCTGCCATTGCCGTCATGCCGGCCTTCCAGCAAAACGGCGCCTTTGACTACGCTCTCTATCAGCAGACCCTGCGCACCAACCGGATCACCGCCAACGACTTCGAGGAGTCCCAGAAGCGGGATCTGCTCATCTCCAAGGCCCGCACCGCCGTGATGAACAAGACCACCATCAGCGACGACGAGCTGCTGAAGCAGTACCACCGTGAAAACGACAAGATCGAGCTTTCCTACGTTTCCTTTAGCGCCGCCGAGCTGGCGGCCGGCGTCAAGCCGACCGACGCCGACCTGGAAGATCACCTGAAAAAGAACGCCGAGCGTTTCAAGACCCCGGAAAAGATCGCCCTCACCTGGCTGCTGCTCCCCCACGCCACCCGCACCGAGGGCATCGCCCTTGCCGACGACGAGGTGGAGTCGTTCTACCGCAAGAATCTTGACCGCTACCTGGGCAAGGACAACAACGCCATCCCCTTGGAGCAGATCAGGGACCGGGTGAAAACCGACGCCCTGCGCCAGAAGGCGGCCAAGCAGCTCTATGAAAAGGCAGCCGACACCCTGTTCCAGAACATCAAGTCCGGCGACATCGCCCTGGTGGCCTCCAAGCTGGGGGCCCGCACCGAGCAGACCGCCCTGTTCACCGCCGCCGCCCCGCCGGCAGCCCTGGCCGGGGAAGCGACCCTGATCAAGAAGGCCTTTGAACTGAAGCAGGGGGAACTGGGGGGACCGGTGGAAACCGCCAAGGGGGTCTACATCTTCAAGGTGAGCGAGAAGAAGGCGGCCGAACTGCCGCCCCTGGCCCAGGTACGCGGGACGGTTGAGCAGCAGGTACGCCTTGCCAAGGCCGAGGAGCTGGCCCGCCAGAAGGCTGCCGAGGCCCAGAAGGCCCTGGCTTCCGGTGACGGCGGCCTGAAACTGAGCAGCACCCCGGCCTTCGGCTACAACGGCCAGGGCACCATACCCGGCATCGGCAGCTCCAAGCCGATGCTGGAGAAAGTGTTCGATCTGACCACCGCCGTCCCGGCCCCCACGGAACCGTTTCTGGTGGGTAACCGCTGGTATGCGGCACGCCTGAAGCAGCGGATCGCGGCGCCGGCCGACGGCTTCGCCTCCCGCAAGGAGGAGATCAAGGCCCGCCTGCTGCCGGTCCGCCAGGAGACCGCCCTGCGGGACTGGCTGAAGGAGCTGCGCGCAAAGGCCAAGATCGAGATCAACCCCGCACTGACCAGTGCCACCCCGTAA
- a CDS encoding LOG family protein, with protein MELSFSHTNEEVDRLIDRLINATEGIKRPELIRELIISSLKIGQENDYLPDLKMINRTLREMRYTTRVFGPYRNRKKVTIFGSARTKPEEPIYQKCIRFSRLLAAQGWMTITGGGPGIMQAGNEGSGAENTFAVNIRLPFEQKPNPFMDKNPRLITYKYFFNRKVAFVKEADAVAVFPGGFGTLDEAMEVFTLVQTGKTSPKPLVLVDDEEGFWEQFFDFVKEQLLIKGLISGEDFSIFTITKDEQEAAAVIETFYKNYHSVRFHDELAIIRLNRPLAPEQVHTLEEEFPELLQEGGHISCCGPVEVEADEPELAQLPRLVFPFNRFHYGLLIAFINRINTF; from the coding sequence ATGGAGCTGAGCTTTTCCCATACCAACGAGGAGGTGGATCGCCTGATCGACCGCCTGATCAATGCCACGGAAGGAATCAAGCGGCCGGAGCTGATCCGGGAGCTGATCATCTCATCGCTGAAGATCGGCCAGGAGAACGACTACCTGCCCGACCTGAAGATGATCAACCGCACCTTGCGGGAGATGCGCTACACCACGCGGGTCTTCGGCCCCTACCGTAACCGCAAGAAAGTGACCATTTTCGGCTCGGCCCGCACCAAACCCGAGGAACCGATCTACCAGAAATGCATCCGTTTCAGCCGGCTGCTGGCGGCGCAGGGGTGGATGACCATCACCGGCGGCGGCCCCGGCATCATGCAGGCCGGCAACGAGGGGTCCGGGGCGGAAAACACCTTTGCCGTGAACATCCGGCTTCCCTTCGAGCAGAAGCCCAACCCGTTCATGGACAAGAACCCCCGGCTGATCACCTACAAGTACTTCTTCAACCGCAAGGTGGCCTTTGTCAAGGAAGCCGACGCCGTGGCGGTCTTCCCCGGCGGCTTCGGCACCCTGGACGAGGCGATGGAGGTGTTCACGCTGGTACAGACCGGCAAGACCTCCCCGAAGCCGTTGGTGCTGGTGGACGACGAGGAGGGGTTCTGGGAGCAGTTTTTCGACTTCGTCAAGGAACAGTTGCTGATCAAGGGGCTGATCTCCGGCGAGGACTTCTCCATTTTCACCATCACCAAGGACGAACAGGAAGCGGCCGCGGTGATCGAGACGTTTTACAAAAACTATCACTCGGTCCGGTTCCATGACGAACTGGCCATTATCCGCCTGAATCGTCCGCTTGCCCCGGAACAGGTGCACACGCTGGAGGAGGAGTTCCCCGAGCTGCTGCAGGAGGGGGGGCATATCAGCTGCTGCGGCCCGGTGGAGGTGGAGGCCGACGAACCGGAGCTGGCCCAGCTGCCCCGGCTGGTCTTCCCCTTCAACCGTTTCCATTACGGGCTGCTGATCGCCTTTATCAACCGGATAAACACGTTTTGA
- the dapA gene encoding 4-hydroxy-tetrahydrodipicolinate synthase: MFKGSIVAIVTPFNNGAVDVEKLRELVEFQISGGTDAIVPCGTTGEASTLDYDEHMLVVKTVVEQVKKRVPVIAGTGSNSTAEAIELTKLSKEAGVDGCLLVTPYYNKPTQEGLYLHYKAVAEAVAIPQILYNVPGRTGVNLLPETVARLAPIKNIVAIKEATGSLQQASEVLALCGEQIDVLSGDDFITFPMMACGAKGVISVLANIMPKAVGDLTDAYFAGDLAKARQLHLDTLKISNAMFIESNPVPVKTALGLMGKCSDEVRLPLAPMSEANKNKLVAIMKEYKLI, encoded by the coding sequence ATGTTTAAGGGAAGTATTGTTGCCATCGTGACGCCGTTCAACAACGGCGCGGTTGACGTGGAAAAGCTGCGGGAACTGGTGGAGTTCCAGATCAGCGGGGGCACCGACGCCATCGTCCCCTGCGGCACCACCGGTGAGGCCTCCACCCTGGATTACGACGAGCATATGCTGGTGGTGAAAACCGTGGTGGAGCAGGTGAAGAAGCGGGTTCCGGTCATTGCCGGCACCGGCTCCAACTCCACCGCCGAAGCCATCGAGCTGACCAAGCTGTCCAAGGAGGCCGGCGTCGACGGCTGCCTGCTGGTCACCCCCTACTACAACAAGCCGACCCAGGAAGGGCTTTACCTGCACTACAAGGCGGTGGCCGAGGCCGTGGCCATTCCGCAGATACTTTACAACGTGCCGGGCCGTACCGGGGTCAACCTGCTGCCCGAGACCGTGGCCCGTCTGGCCCCCATCAAGAACATCGTGGCCATCAAGGAAGCCACCGGGTCGCTGCAGCAGGCCTCGGAAGTGCTGGCCCTGTGCGGCGAGCAGATCGATGTGCTGTCCGGTGACGACTTCATCACCTTCCCGATGATGGCCTGCGGCGCCAAAGGGGTAATTTCGGTGCTGGCCAACATCATGCCCAAAGCGGTTGGCGACCTGACTGACGCCTATTTCGCCGGTGACCTGGCCAAGGCCCGCCAGCTTCATCTGGATACACTGAAGATCAGCAACGCCATGTTTATCGAGAGCAACCCGGTGCCGGTCAAGACCGCCTTGGGGCTGATGGGCAAGTGCTCCGACGAGGTGCGCCTGCCGCTGGCGCCGATGTCTGAGGCGAACAAAAATAAGCTTGTAGCGATCATGAAAGAGTACAAGCTGATCTAG
- the dapB gene encoding 4-hydroxy-tetrahydrodipicolinate reductase, with protein sequence MIKIAVCGAAGRMGQRIIVAAVEAGCTISGALERPGHPQVGQDAGLIAGVGSLGVAISDDLNKVVEGCDVLIDFTTPKVSLKNLEICGLKKKAIVIGSTGFTPEERALAAELAKDIPAVLAPNMSVGVNVCFKVLKDVAKTLGDDFDVEIVELHHNKKKDSPSGTAVRMGEVVAEALGRDYNQVANYHREGICGERTKEEIGMQTVRGGDIIGEHTVYFIGQGERIEISHRAMTRDMFSRGSVRAAKWIVGKAPGLYDMQDVLGLK encoded by the coding sequence ATGATAAAGATTGCTGTCTGCGGCGCTGCCGGCCGCATGGGCCAACGGATCATCGTCGCTGCCGTCGAGGCGGGCTGCACCATATCGGGCGCCCTTGAGCGCCCCGGGCATCCCCAGGTGGGGCAGGATGCCGGCCTGATCGCCGGGGTTGGCTCCCTGGGGGTTGCCATTTCCGACGACCTGAACAAGGTGGTCGAAGGGTGCGACGTACTGATCGACTTCACCACTCCCAAGGTGTCGCTGAAAAACCTGGAGATCTGCGGCCTGAAGAAAAAGGCCATCGTCATCGGCTCCACCGGTTTCACCCCCGAGGAGCGCGCCTTGGCCGCCGAGCTGGCCAAGGACATCCCGGCCGTGCTGGCCCCCAACATGTCCGTTGGGGTCAACGTCTGCTTCAAGGTGCTCAAAGACGTGGCCAAGACCCTGGGTGACGACTTTGATGTCGAGATCGTGGAACTGCACCACAACAAGAAGAAGGACTCCCCCAGCGGCACTGCCGTGCGGATGGGCGAGGTGGTGGCCGAGGCCTTGGGCCGCGACTACAACCAGGTGGCCAACTACCACCGTGAAGGGATCTGCGGCGAGCGGACCAAGGAAGAGATCGGCATGCAGACCGTGCGGGGCGGCGACATCATCGGCGAGCACACGGTCTACTTCATCGGCCAGGGTGAGCGGATCGAGATCTCCCACCGGGCCATGACCCGGGACATGTTCTCCCGCGGCTCGGTGCGGGCAGCAAAATGGATTGTCGGTAAGGCGCCCGGCCTGTACGATATGCAAGATGTCCTTGGCCTGAAATAA
- a CDS encoding LL-diaminopimelate aminotransferase: MAKINDNYLKLKAGYLFPEIGRRVREFTAANPDAKVIRLGIGDVTRPLAPAVLKAFHQAVDDLATTDQFAGYGPEQGYDWLINAIIEKSYKPLGVSLKTEEMFISDGSKCDCANILDIFALDNVVAIGDPVYPVYNDTNVMIGRTGEADEKGYYQNIVYMPCNEANNFIPALPTGKVDIIYLCFPNNPTGTVASKAELKKWVDYALANDAVIFFDAAYEAFITNPEIPHSIYEIEGAKKCAIEFRSFSKTAGFTGVRCGLVVVPEEVMGTTATGERYSFNKLWLRRTTTKFNGASYPVQRAAAAVYSDEGWAQTKEIIDYYMENARIIREGLAAAGVTCYGGVDAPYIWLKTPGGMSSWDFFDKLLKECNVVGTPGSGFGPSGEGFFRLSAFGHRENVIEAVERIKKNLK, translated from the coding sequence ATGGCAAAAATCAACGACAACTATTTAAAGCTCAAAGCAGGATATTTGTTCCCCGAGATCGGCCGCCGCGTGCGGGAGTTCACCGCCGCCAACCCTGATGCCAAGGTCATCCGCCTGGGTATCGGCGACGTGACCCGTCCCCTGGCCCCGGCCGTGCTGAAGGCCTTCCATCAGGCAGTGGACGATCTGGCCACCACCGACCAGTTTGCCGGTTACGGCCCGGAGCAGGGCTATGACTGGCTGATCAACGCCATCATTGAGAAATCCTACAAGCCGCTGGGCGTTTCTCTCAAGACCGAGGAGATGTTCATCTCCGACGGCTCCAAGTGCGACTGCGCCAATATCCTGGATATCTTTGCCCTGGACAACGTGGTGGCCATCGGCGACCCGGTCTATCCGGTCTACAACGACACCAACGTCATGATCGGCCGTACCGGCGAGGCGGACGAGAAGGGCTACTACCAGAACATCGTCTACATGCCCTGCAATGAGGCCAACAACTTCATCCCGGCCCTGCCCACCGGCAAGGTGGACATCATCTACCTCTGCTTCCCCAACAACCCCACCGGTACCGTGGCCTCCAAGGCTGAACTGAAGAAGTGGGTGGATTACGCCCTGGCCAACGATGCCGTAATCTTCTTCGACGCCGCCTATGAGGCGTTCATCACCAACCCGGAGATCCCGCACTCCATCTACGAGATCGAAGGGGCCAAGAAGTGCGCCATCGAGTTCCGTTCCTTCTCAAAGACCGCCGGCTTCACCGGTGTGCGCTGCGGTCTGGTGGTCGTGCCGGAAGAGGTCATGGGCACCACCGCGACGGGTGAGCGCTACAGCTTCAACAAGCTCTGGCTGCGCCGCACCACCACCAAGTTCAACGGCGCCTCCTACCCGGTGCAGCGCGCTGCTGCCGCCGTGTACAGCGACGAAGGGTGGGCTCAGACCAAGGAGATCATCGACTACTACATGGAGAACGCCCGCATCATCCGTGAAGGTCTGGCCGCCGCCGGTGTCACCTGCTACGGCGGGGTGGATGCCCCCTACATCTGGCTCAAGACCCCCGGCGGCATGAGCAGTTGGGACTTCTTCGACAAGCTGCTCAAGGAGTGCAACGTGGTCGGCACGCCGGGCAGCGGCTTCGGCCCATCCGGCGAAGGGTTCTTCCGGCTGTCGGCCTTCGGCCATCGCGAGAATGTGATTGAGGCGGTGGAGAGGATAAAGAAGAATTTGAAGTAA
- a CDS encoding ribbon-helix-helix domain-containing protein has protein sequence MEAIKHRTQISLEDWQYQILLDLSRKTRKSLSALIREMITEKFAPAGVAENDPVYSIVGIGSSGRKHTARDHDAVLYGKKK, from the coding sequence ATGGAAGCAATCAAGCACCGAACCCAGATATCTCTCGAAGACTGGCAATACCAGATACTGCTGGATTTGTCGCGCAAGACCAGGAAAAGTCTTTCCGCCCTGATCCGCGAGATGATTACCGAGAAGTTTGCTCCTGCCGGAGTGGCGGAAAACGATCCGGTCTATTCTATTGTCGGCATTGGCAGCAGTGGTCGTAAGCATACTGCCCGCGATCATGATGCCGTTCTGTACGGGAAAAAGAAGTGA
- a CDS encoding type II toxin-antitoxin system VapC family toxin, with the protein MNGIFVDTAAWYALVDSDDADHTAAAAYLAANSLSLVTTNFVFSEAVTLIRYRIGHEAARSFGQKLKESGFVRVVTVTVADEERAWEIFTKYRDQDFSFVDCTSFAVMERMKLAEAFTFDRHFAVMKFAVVPQEKNR; encoded by the coding sequence GTGAACGGCATTTTTGTGGATACTGCGGCCTGGTATGCGCTGGTGGACAGTGATGACGCAGATCATACGGCCGCAGCGGCATATCTGGCCGCTAATTCGCTATCGCTTGTTACCACCAACTTCGTATTTTCCGAAGCCGTCACTCTCATTCGCTATCGGATCGGCCATGAGGCGGCGCGTAGTTTTGGACAGAAGCTGAAGGAGAGCGGCTTTGTCAGGGTCGTGACGGTTACGGTGGCCGATGAGGAGCGTGCCTGGGAGATTTTTACCAAGTATCGGGATCAGGATTTCAGTTTCGTGGATTGCACCAGCTTTGCCGTGATGGAGCGGATGAAGCTTGCCGAGGCATTTACCTTTGACCGGCATTTCGCGGTAATGAAGTTTGCGGTGGTGCCACAAGAGAAAAACAGGTGA
- a CDS encoding Fic family protein, translating into MSANTGRYITATTAGEKFQAFVPDPLPAMAALALTERHFELLETANRALGRLDGMAALLPDTSMFLYFYVRKEALLSSQIEGTQSSFADLLLFESAEAPGVPLDDVQEVSNYVAAMEHGLKRLREGFPLSLRLIREIHEVLMATGRGSTKSPGEFRRSQNWIGGRRPGNARFVPPPPEFLPDCLGELEKYLHARHTPLLVKAALAHVQFETIHPFLDGNGRLGRLLITLLLCDQGALSQPLLYLSLYFKANRDRYYDLLQAVRQEGGWETWLEFFLEGVLETSGQAVATARRLQELFNSDRQRVAALGRASGSVLRLHEYLQNKPIITIQKAADAIGLTRPTIATALKLLADLHIVRELTGKERHRLFVYDEYITILNEGATPIC; encoded by the coding sequence ATGTCAGCCAATACCGGCCGCTACATAACTGCCACGACCGCGGGAGAGAAGTTTCAGGCCTTTGTCCCTGATCCGCTGCCTGCCATGGCGGCACTGGCGCTGACCGAGCGCCATTTTGAGCTGTTGGAGACGGCCAACCGCGCCCTGGGGAGGCTGGACGGCATGGCAGCGCTGTTGCCGGACACATCTATGTTCCTGTACTTCTATGTTCGCAAGGAAGCGCTCCTTTCCTCGCAGATCGAGGGGACCCAATCATCGTTTGCCGACCTGCTCCTGTTCGAGAGCGCCGAGGCACCGGGAGTACCGCTGGATGATGTGCAGGAAGTGTCGAATTACGTCGCCGCCATGGAGCACGGGCTGAAGCGCCTGCGTGAGGGGTTCCCCCTGTCGCTCCGCCTGATCCGGGAGATTCACGAGGTGCTCATGGCAACGGGACGGGGGAGCACCAAGTCCCCCGGTGAGTTCCGCCGCAGCCAGAACTGGATCGGCGGCCGCCGGCCCGGTAATGCCCGCTTCGTCCCGCCGCCGCCGGAGTTTCTGCCGGATTGCCTGGGCGAACTGGAGAAATATCTCCATGCCCGACATACCCCGTTACTGGTCAAGGCAGCGCTGGCCCATGTGCAGTTCGAGACGATTCACCCGTTCCTGGACGGCAACGGCCGGCTCGGACGGTTGCTCATTACGCTGCTGCTCTGCGACCAGGGGGCGCTGAGTCAGCCGCTGCTCTATCTGAGCCTCTATTTCAAGGCCAATCGTGATCGCTATTACGATCTGCTACAGGCGGTGCGGCAGGAGGGAGGCTGGGAAACCTGGCTGGAATTTTTTCTGGAAGGGGTACTGGAGACCTCCGGACAGGCGGTTGCCACTGCCCGGCGGCTACAGGAGCTGTTCAACAGCGACCGGCAGCGGGTTGCGGCACTGGGTCGGGCTTCCGGGTCGGTGCTGCGGCTGCACGAATATCTACAGAATAAACCTATCATCACCATCCAGAAAGCTGCGGATGCTATCGGGTTGACCCGTCCGACGATCGCCACCGCCCTCAAGCTGTTGGCCGATCTGCACATCGTACGGGAGTTGACCGGCAAGGAACGCCACCGGCTGTTCGTGTACGACGAGTACATCACTATACTGAATGAGGGTGCCACGCCGATATGCTAA
- a CDS encoding methyltransferase, with product MDHASRNRLTDRHLERFPGETLFDRIARAVCHAGCLPRKELYEAWEVARRVRRRLRGGRVVDLACGHGLLSGILLLLDDSSPHAIGIDRALPPSAAKLQTVLEAAWPRLAGRVKLRLGELEEVALTADDLVVSVHACGALTDQVIELTIAARAKLAVLPCCHDLATGGGVAFRGWLDGPLAMDVARVGRLQAAGYRVVTQTIPAEITPKNRLLLAEPG from the coding sequence ATGGACCACGCCTCACGCAACCGCCTCACCGACCGCCACCTTGAACGTTTCCCCGGTGAGACCCTCTTCGACCGCATTGCCCGCGCCGTCTGCCATGCAGGCTGCCTGCCGCGCAAGGAGCTTTACGAGGCATGGGAAGTGGCGCGGCGGGTGCGGCGACGTCTGCGGGGCGGCCGTGTCGTCGACCTCGCCTGCGGCCACGGCCTCCTCTCCGGTATCCTGCTGCTCCTCGACGATAGCTCCCCCCACGCCATCGGTATCGACCGGGCCCTGCCGCCGAGCGCGGCCAAGCTGCAGACCGTGCTGGAGGCCGCCTGGCCGCGCCTGGCCGGACGGGTGAAGCTGCGACTTGGGGAGCTTGAGGAGGTGGCATTGACGGCGGACGATCTGGTGGTCTCGGTCCACGCCTGCGGCGCCCTCACCGACCAGGTCATCGAACTGACCATCGCGGCGCGCGCCAAGCTGGCGGTACTACCGTGCTGCCACGATCTGGCGACCGGCGGCGGTGTGGCGTTTCGCGGCTGGCTGGACGGGCCGCTGGCAATGGATGTTGCCCGCGTCGGCCGCCTGCAGGCGGCCGGCTACCGGGTGGTGACGCAGACGATCCCGGCGGAGATTACGCCGAAAAACCGCTTGCTGCTGGCGGAGCCGGGCTGA
- a CDS encoding type II toxin-antitoxin system RelE/ParE family toxin, with protein MPWNIYYYSEDVRLEIAAMPVGIRAAYVRLTELLEEFGLDLRMPHSRAMGGGLFELRPRGREGIARVFYCTMVGRRIVVLHSFIKKTQETPKRELDIARKRQKEVCGS; from the coding sequence ATGCCGTGGAATATTTACTACTACAGCGAGGATGTCAGGCTTGAGATTGCGGCCATGCCGGTCGGCATTCGGGCCGCCTATGTCCGCCTGACCGAATTGCTTGAAGAATTTGGTCTCGATCTGCGCATGCCCCATTCACGGGCCATGGGAGGCGGGCTGTTCGAGTTGCGGCCGCGCGGCAGGGAAGGGATTGCACGGGTTTTCTATTGCACGATGGTAGGGCGACGGATTGTCGTGCTGCACTCCTTTATCAAGAAGACCCAGGAAACACCCAAGCGTGAATTGGACATAGCACGGAAACGACAGAAAGAGGTGTGTGGATCATGA
- a CDS encoding helix-turn-helix domain-containing protein, translating into MSSKSPTKSHQQMVAEWKKDPEFVAAYDELETEFTLLRELLQARQRAGLTQAEVAEKMGTKAPAVTRLETALSDNRHSPSIATLKKYAQAVGCKLEVHLVPAKAV; encoded by the coding sequence ATGAGTAGCAAATCACCGACAAAATCGCATCAGCAGATGGTGGCCGAGTGGAAAAAAGATCCGGAGTTTGTGGCTGCCTATGACGAGCTGGAAACAGAATTTACCCTGTTGCGCGAATTGTTGCAGGCGCGACAGCGAGCCGGTTTGACCCAGGCCGAGGTGGCTGAAAAGATGGGAACCAAGGCTCCGGCTGTCACCCGGCTTGAAACGGCACTCTCGGATAACCGGCATTCGCCGAGCATTGCCACCTTGAAGAAGTACGCTCAGGCTGTGGGATGCAAGCTGGAAGTTCATCTGGTACCGGCAAAGGCGGTTTGA